The stretch of DNA GGTGTTTGTGTAATGATGGTTCCCAGGTTTCAGGGTTTAAGCTCTAATAACCATTATGCAATACAAGTTTAATAGCTATTCATAAGTATGATAGGTCCTACACATATGAATGATGATTAGTGTATTGAAAAAGTAATGGAGAGGGTCTCAACCCAGTTTTTAGATTATGCAAGACTGGAAAGCAATTGCACAAGTAGTTTCTTGTTACTTGATATATACATGCATAAGTCTCGTGCCTAATGTTTCATAAGCTTCCTGTTTATAGAATATACAAATTATATTTGTTCATTATGATTTCGCTTTACAGGAAACGTCTATTTAGTATGATGAACGATCTGCCTACAGTCTTTGAGGTTGTAACTGAAAGGAAACCTGTTAAAGATAAACCAAGTATAGAGAGTGGGAGCAAATCTCAGGGCAGCACTAAGGTTAATCACTGAAAAAACTTTCTTTCGGGCCTGATTAGTGCAAATTTTGGATTAATTGAGGCATGGATAGCATGATAGCAAGCCTAATATTCCCTACAAGAAAGAAAGATTTTCTTGTGATGCAGGGTGCTTGATCATTTAGTATTTTCTGTTTCCAACTGTGTTCTTCATTTTCTAGAGATCGAGTGATGGACAAGTGAAAAGCAATCCTAAGATTGCTGATGCGGATTACGAGGATAATGAAGATGAACACGGAGAAACACTATGCGGTAGCTGCGGTGGAAATTTCAATGCGGATGAGTTTTGGATTGGGTGTGATGTTTGTGAGAGGTGGTTCCATGGAAAATGTGTTAAAATAACACCAGCTAAAGCTGAGAGCATTAAGCAGTATAAATGCCCATCTTGCAGCATGAGGAGCGGCAGGCACTGATAGTCGGAAATGGTAAGAACAGGACATGATCCATCTCAATGGCTGACAAAGTAGTATAGCAAATACTCGTGTTAGGTAACTAATGTTTGAAGTTTATATCATCAAAATGTAAGTTTATGATAGATGATTTGAAGTCAATGGAAGTTCTACTTCCTTACTGATACCTTTATTTGCATTCAACTCATTAGAATTTGTTAATTTGTAGCAATTTGTCCGTACGCTGGCACATTGAGGTGGTCTTTTAGACCTAAGAGATCGATTGAATTTAAAACGTTCTGAAGTTCTACTCTTAAATAATTACGACAATTTAGGACATCCTTTGATCCTATCAATATGTTCTTAGAGCTTATCGTCAACTCGACCTATTATCGGTCCAACCTCTTTATAACCTCCCACAGACAAGTACCACAAGGCAAATGCTCTTTATAATCTCCCTCAAATAAGTACCACAAAGCAAATGGTCGAGAGCTATAATAGAACGCCATCCTAGTTGCCCCGATGGCTTTAGCTAAAGAACGCTTGAGATGGACTGGAGTAAAGAGC from Gossypium hirsutum isolate 1008001.06 chromosome D04, Gossypium_hirsutum_v2.1, whole genome shotgun sequence encodes:
- the LOC107903455 gene encoding PHD finger protein ALFIN-LIKE 1, with translation MASSARTVEEIFKDYTARRTAILRALTLDVDHFYGLCGPDRENLCLYGHPNESWEVSLPAEEVPAELPEPALGINFARDGMNRKDWLSLVAVHSDSWLISLAFYLAARLNRNERKRLFSMMNDLPTVFEVVTERKPVKDKPSIESGSKSQGSTKRSSDGQVKSNPKIADADYEDNEDEHGETLCGSCGGNFNADEFWIGCDVCERWFHGKCVKITPAKAESIKQYKCPSCSMRSGRH